Proteins encoded together in one Triticum dicoccoides isolate Atlit2015 ecotype Zavitan chromosome 7B, WEW_v2.0, whole genome shotgun sequence window:
- the LOC119337485 gene encoding uncharacterized protein LOC119337485 isoform X5, whose amino-acid sequence MDRRASITKIDLEYMLCDEDAYPRALPFSLLEQITNGFSDEHIIGRGGFSVVYMGKLSNGAVAVKRLTHAYRHEAAFQREVECLVKTRHKSIIRFLGYCSDTQGSMGTYDGKFVMAETQQRLLCFEYLPNGSLSDYIQDSSAGLEWRERYKIIKGICEGLTYLHHNNILHLDLKPGNVLMDEDMLPKIADFGHSRSLEKYQTSINTTTFSGTLGYMAPEFAGHKITRTFDLYSLGVIIIEILTGKRGYHNVENILQSWSNRSNILQRGQIQVCSEIAIECMDFNPSKRPVSTQQIIDRLFAAESSTQVIPAGGTSKTLLLDKFVLYFPFEPNKVITFPLQLTNNTNKHVAFRLTNKHMESSFLRLPLYGLVPPNTPYTIIMTTHEKEELPPKYIIDVILHSATLTLGDDGHVYTSQIHIDKFFQEMANGVQEVKLKALYTLPRHITTLSFKPISPSTQIICKVKGPALYSLDTNQAKQWIIIGEDNGHVGFWDYQTQRKVDSIKVSSNRVTCLKFIERKQWIVAGTNNGNVHVYDYRQMRKITSFRVGTFEDLVSLAVHPTRPYLLSAGTSMKLWDWDKGWECIQTFQDKNHDTTYQVAFNQIGTFVGSSMDYTVKVWSLDSCECNHALLGHSNKINCLAFFTCHDEEFLVTGSDDQTAKIWYLQKNICAYTLEAFVSPVTSVLYQPSHQTLIMGSKDGAIYLWGTKNCRIYSSPPMLKRIIMIGCTGATYHLACAMGRVVIGKENTVAIMDIDNVNYKEQSTYYSEQQPSPDTRHYARDTTSREILWPINKLLDVQPLDLHFPYDSNEPIPCSLHLTNNTDENVAFRLVDKSGKSAWCFVKMPLYGVVPRKSTYILIVTTKEEMKLKEETDFDLVIQSILLGNKYITVFDNQTESDEVFEEAKGFGNMLHEVALKAVYLQFGEITSENILVKYNPDTLCSLDAHPVEPWILTGHGSGYARLWNHHIKYPLSSFKISEYAVGCAKFIARREWLVAITDRGHLYVYDCACVMNIKEITAVRPTGVTITPLLAIHPILPYVLSFPTMVLDWDQGWKVTQIIDGTSMVTAAFNPEDANSFVSGSSDGEVKIWKLDSTDPEYCLHGHLDAVNCLDFLTLWDRQYLITGSNDCSAKIWDMQKRACICTLEAMSPVRCVLVHPTLPVVITGTEHGIIHVWSSTDFRLKRTINLGGGGPVVGLACLMGSRRVVIGQGNAIRTIEIRNDDGIDCPPSDVDTGPTIVGKK is encoded by the exons ATGGATCGCCGAGCTAGTATCACAAAAATAGACCTGGAGTACATGCTATGCGATGAGGATGCATACCCACGGGCCCTGCCATTCTCACTTTTGGAACAAATCACAAATGGTTTCTCTGATGAACATATAATTGGCAGAGGTGGCTTCTCGGTGGTTTATATG GGAAAGCTTAGCAATGGTGCCGTCGCTGTAAAGAGGCTGACACATGCATACAGACATGAGGCAGCCTTCCAACGAGAGGTTGAGTGTCTCGTGAAGACGAGGCACAAAAGCATCATACGATTTTTGGGATATTGTTCTGACACACAAGGGAGCATGGGAACGTACGACGGAAAATTTGTCATGGCAGAAACACAACAAAGGTTGCTCTGCTTCGAATACCTACCTAATGGAAGTCTTTCTGATTACATCCAAG ATTCATCGGCGGGACTTGAATGGAGAGAGCGATATAAAATAATCAAAGGGATTTGTGAAGGATTAACTTACCTTCACCATAATAACATTTTGCACTTAGATCTAAAACCTGGAAATGTATTGATGGATGAGGATATGTTGCCAAAAATTGCTGATTTCGGCCATTCAAGGTCCTTGGAGAAATATCAAACGTCGATCAATACAACAACATTCTCAGGAACATT GGGATATATGGCACCGGAATTTGCTGGCCATAAGATCACACGCACATTTGACTTGTATAGTCTTGGTGTTATTATCATTGAAATATTGACAGGGAAGAGAGGGTATCACAATGTTGAAAAT ATACTTCAAAGTTGGAGTAATAGGTCGAATATATTGCAACGCGGCCAAATACAAGTATGCTCTGAGATTGCGATTGAGTGCATGGACTTCAACCCATCCAAAAGACCAGTAAGTACGCAGCAAATAATTGATAGGCTCTTCGCTGCAGAAAGTAGTACACAGGTAATCCCAGCTGGTGGGACAAGCAAGACTCTTCTCCTTGACAAGTTCGTGCTTTACTTCCCCTTCGAGCCCAACAAGGTTATTACGTTCCCGCTGCAGCTAACAAATAACACCAATAAACACGTTGCATTTAGGCTTACAAACAAGCACATGGAGTCCTCTTTCCTTAGGCTGCCATTGTatggccttgtgccaccaaacaccCCTTACACTATCATCATGACAACACATGAGAAAGAAGAACTACCACCAAAGTATATCATAGATGTGATCCTCCATAGTGCTACACTAACATTGGGGGATGATGGCCATGTATACACTTCCCAAATCCATATAGACAAGTTTTTTCAAGAAATGGCGAATGGAGTGCAGGAGGTAAAGCTGAAGGCACTTTATACTCTGCCACGACACATCACAACATTGTCGTTTAAG CCAATCTCGCCCAGCACCCAA ATAATATGCAAGGTAAAAGGCCCCGCCCTGTATTCTTTGGACACAAATCAGGCCAAACAATG GATAATAATAGGAGAAGACAATGGACATGTTGGCTTTTGGGACTATCAGACACAG AGAAAAGTGGATTCAATAAAAGTCTCCTCCAACCGTG TTACGTGCCTTAAATTTATTGAAAGAAAGCAATGGATTGTTGCTGGGACAAATAATGGTAACGTCCATGTGTACGACTACAGACAAATGAGAAAGATCACAAGTTTCAGAGTTGGTACATTTGAGGATCTCGTCTCACTGGCTGTTCATCCAACCCGGCCGTATTTGCTGTCAGCGGGTACAAGCATGAAACTTTGGGACTGGGACAAGGGCTGGGAGTGCATCCAAACATTCCAGGATAAAAACCACGACACAACATATCAAGTCGCATTTAACCAAATTGGCACCTTTGTTGGTAGTTCAATGGATTACACAGTGAag GTTTGGAGTCTAGATTCATGCGAATGCAACCATGCTCTGCTTGGGCATTCAAACAAAATTAACTGCTTGGCTTTCTTCACGTGCCACGATGAGGAGTTTTTGGTTACAGGTTCAGATGATCAGACTGCCAAG ATATGGTATTTGCAGAAGAACATATGTGCATATACACTCGAAGCTTTCGTATCTCCAGTTACATCTGTCCTGTACCAACCAAGTCATCAGACACTAATTATGGGTTCAAAAGATGGTGCTATTTATTTGTGGGGCACCAAAAATTGCAG GATATATTCATCTCCCCCCATGCTTAAAAGGATCATCATGATCGGTTGTACGGGAGCTACCTACCATCTCGCGTGTGCGATGGGAAG GGTTGTGATTGGGAAGGAAAACACAGTAGCAATTATGGATATTGATAATGTGAATTATAAGGAGCAATCAACATATTACAGTGAGCAGCAGCCAAGTCCAGATACAAGACACTATGCTAGAGACACAACGTCCAGG GAAATCCTATGGCCCATCAACAAGCTACTTGACGTCCAGCCACTGGATCTCCACTTCCCCTATGATTCCAATGAACCAATCCCATGCTCACTACACCTAACGAACAACACTGATGAAAATGTTGCTTTTAGACTTGTCGACAAGAGCGGCAAATCTGCATGGTGCTTCGTAAAGATGCCATTGTACGGTGTTGTGCCTCGCAAATCAACTTACATTTTGATTGTCACAACGAAAGAGGAGATGAAACTAAAGGAAGAGACAGACTTTGATCTTGTTATTCAGAGTATTTTATTGGGAAACAAGTACATAACTGTATTTGACAACCAAACTGAGTCTGATGAAGTTTTTGAAGAAGCCAAAGGGTTTGGGAATATGCTGCATGAGGTGGCACTGAAAGCTGTTTATCTACAGTTTGGAGAGATCACGTCGGAG AATATATTGGTGAAGTATAATCCTGACACTCTGTGTTCCCTGGATGCACATCCGGTAGAACCATG GATTTTAACAGGTCATGGAAGCGGATATGCTCGTCTATGGAACCATCATATCAAG TACCCGTTGAGTTCGTTTAAAATTTCAGAGTATGCAG TAGGCTGCGCCAAATTTATTGCAAGACGGGAATGGTTGGTAGCTATAACAGATCGTGGTCACCTCTATGTTTACGACTGTGCATGTGTAATGAATATCAAAGAGATCACGGCTGTTAGGCCTACTGGTGTCACTATCACTCCACTACTAGCCATTCATCCAATCCTTCCATATGTGCTATCATTTCCTACAATGGTTTTAGACTGGGACCAGGGCTGGAAGGTCACACAAATAATTGATGGTACTAGCATGGTGACAGCCGCATTTAACCCAGAAGACGCCAACAGTTTTGTGAGTGGGTCTTCTGATGGCGAAGTAAAG ATTTGGAAGCTCGATTCTACCGACCCTGAATATTGCCTCCATGGTCATTTGGATGCTGTGAACTGCCTTGATTTTTTGACACTCTGGGATCGACAGTATTTGATTACTGGCTCTAATGATTGCTCTGCCAAG ATCTGGGATATGCAGAAAAGGGCCTGCATTTGTACGCTGGAAGCTATGTCACCAGTTCGTTGTGTCCTGGTCCATCCAACACTTCCAGTCGTAATTACAGGAACAGAACATGGCATCATTCATGTGTGGAGCTCCACTGATTTCAG GCTAAAGAGAACCATTAACTTAGGCGGTGGTGGACCTGTTGTTGGTCTCGCATGTTTGATGGGTTCACGAAG GGTTGTGATTGGGCAAGGAAATGCTATACGTACCATAGAAATCCGTAATGATGACGGGATCGACTGTCCTCCAAGCGATGTAGACACCGGCCCCACCATCGTTGGCAAGAAATGA
- the LOC119337485 gene encoding uncharacterized protein LOC119337485 isoform X4, translating into MDRRASITKIDLEYMLCDEDAYPRALPFSLLEQITNGFSDEHIIGRGGFSVVYMGKLSNGAVAVKRLTHAYRHEAAFQREVECLVKTRHKSIIRFLGYCSDTQGSMGTYDGKFVMAETQQRLLCFEYLPNGSLSDYIQDSSAGLEWRERYKIIKGICEGLTYLHHNNILHLDLKPGNVLMDEDMLPKIADFGHSRSLEKYQTSINTTTFSGTLGYMAPEFAGHKITRTFDLYSLGVIIIEILTGKRGYHNVENILQSWSNRSNILQRGQIQVCSEIAIECMDFNPSKRPVSTQQIIDRLFAAESSTQVIPAGGTSKTLLLDKFVLYFPFEPNKVITFPLQLTNNTNKHVAFRLTNKHMESSFLRLPLYGLVPPNTPYTIIMTTHEKEELPPKYIIDVILHSATLTLGDDGHVYTSQIHIDKFFQEMANGVQEVKLKALYTLPRHITTLSFKPISPSTQIICKVKGPALYSLDTNQAKQWIIIGEDNGHVGFWDYQTQRKVDSIKVSSNRVTCLKFIERKQWIVAGTNNGNVHVYDYRQMRKITSFRVGTFEDLVSLAVHPTRPYLLSAGTSMKLWDWDKGWECIQTFQDKNHDTTYQVAFNQIGTFVGSSMDYTVKVWSLDSCECNHALLGHSNKINCLAFFTCHDEEFLVTGSDDQTAKIWYLQKNICAYTLEAFVSPVTSVLYQPSHQTLIMGSKDGAIYLWGTKNCRIYSSPPMLKRIIMIGCTGATYHLACAMGRVVIGKENTVAIMDIDNVNYKEQSTYYSEQQPSPDTRHYARDTTSRQEILWPINKLLDVQPLDLHFPYDSNEPIPCSLHLTNNTDENVAFRLVDKSGKSAWCFVKMPLYGVVPRKSTYILIVTTKEEMKLKEETDFDLVIQSILLGNKYITVFDNQTESDEVFEEAKGFGNMLHEVALKAVYLQFGEITSENILVKYNPDTLCSLDAHPVEPWILTGHGSGYARLWNHHIKYPLSSFKISEYAVGCAKFIARREWLVAITDRGHLYVYDCACVMNIKEITAVRPTGVTITPLLAIHPILPYVLSFPTMVLDWDQGWKVTQIIDGTSMVTAAFNPEDANSFVSGSSDGEVKIWKLDSTDPEYCLHGHLDAVNCLDFLTLWDRQYLITGSNDCSAKIWDMQKRACICTLEAMSPVRCVLVHPTLPVVITGTEHGIIHVWSSTDFRLKRTINLGGGGPVVGLACLMGSRRVVIGQGNAIRTIEIRNDDGIDCPPSDVDTGPTIVGKK; encoded by the exons ATGGATCGCCGAGCTAGTATCACAAAAATAGACCTGGAGTACATGCTATGCGATGAGGATGCATACCCACGGGCCCTGCCATTCTCACTTTTGGAACAAATCACAAATGGTTTCTCTGATGAACATATAATTGGCAGAGGTGGCTTCTCGGTGGTTTATATG GGAAAGCTTAGCAATGGTGCCGTCGCTGTAAAGAGGCTGACACATGCATACAGACATGAGGCAGCCTTCCAACGAGAGGTTGAGTGTCTCGTGAAGACGAGGCACAAAAGCATCATACGATTTTTGGGATATTGTTCTGACACACAAGGGAGCATGGGAACGTACGACGGAAAATTTGTCATGGCAGAAACACAACAAAGGTTGCTCTGCTTCGAATACCTACCTAATGGAAGTCTTTCTGATTACATCCAAG ATTCATCGGCGGGACTTGAATGGAGAGAGCGATATAAAATAATCAAAGGGATTTGTGAAGGATTAACTTACCTTCACCATAATAACATTTTGCACTTAGATCTAAAACCTGGAAATGTATTGATGGATGAGGATATGTTGCCAAAAATTGCTGATTTCGGCCATTCAAGGTCCTTGGAGAAATATCAAACGTCGATCAATACAACAACATTCTCAGGAACATT GGGATATATGGCACCGGAATTTGCTGGCCATAAGATCACACGCACATTTGACTTGTATAGTCTTGGTGTTATTATCATTGAAATATTGACAGGGAAGAGAGGGTATCACAATGTTGAAAAT ATACTTCAAAGTTGGAGTAATAGGTCGAATATATTGCAACGCGGCCAAATACAAGTATGCTCTGAGATTGCGATTGAGTGCATGGACTTCAACCCATCCAAAAGACCAGTAAGTACGCAGCAAATAATTGATAGGCTCTTCGCTGCAGAAAGTAGTACACAGGTAATCCCAGCTGGTGGGACAAGCAAGACTCTTCTCCTTGACAAGTTCGTGCTTTACTTCCCCTTCGAGCCCAACAAGGTTATTACGTTCCCGCTGCAGCTAACAAATAACACCAATAAACACGTTGCATTTAGGCTTACAAACAAGCACATGGAGTCCTCTTTCCTTAGGCTGCCATTGTatggccttgtgccaccaaacaccCCTTACACTATCATCATGACAACACATGAGAAAGAAGAACTACCACCAAAGTATATCATAGATGTGATCCTCCATAGTGCTACACTAACATTGGGGGATGATGGCCATGTATACACTTCCCAAATCCATATAGACAAGTTTTTTCAAGAAATGGCGAATGGAGTGCAGGAGGTAAAGCTGAAGGCACTTTATACTCTGCCACGACACATCACAACATTGTCGTTTAAG CCAATCTCGCCCAGCACCCAA ATAATATGCAAGGTAAAAGGCCCCGCCCTGTATTCTTTGGACACAAATCAGGCCAAACAATG GATAATAATAGGAGAAGACAATGGACATGTTGGCTTTTGGGACTATCAGACACAG AGAAAAGTGGATTCAATAAAAGTCTCCTCCAACCGTG TTACGTGCCTTAAATTTATTGAAAGAAAGCAATGGATTGTTGCTGGGACAAATAATGGTAACGTCCATGTGTACGACTACAGACAAATGAGAAAGATCACAAGTTTCAGAGTTGGTACATTTGAGGATCTCGTCTCACTGGCTGTTCATCCAACCCGGCCGTATTTGCTGTCAGCGGGTACAAGCATGAAACTTTGGGACTGGGACAAGGGCTGGGAGTGCATCCAAACATTCCAGGATAAAAACCACGACACAACATATCAAGTCGCATTTAACCAAATTGGCACCTTTGTTGGTAGTTCAATGGATTACACAGTGAag GTTTGGAGTCTAGATTCATGCGAATGCAACCATGCTCTGCTTGGGCATTCAAACAAAATTAACTGCTTGGCTTTCTTCACGTGCCACGATGAGGAGTTTTTGGTTACAGGTTCAGATGATCAGACTGCCAAG ATATGGTATTTGCAGAAGAACATATGTGCATATACACTCGAAGCTTTCGTATCTCCAGTTACATCTGTCCTGTACCAACCAAGTCATCAGACACTAATTATGGGTTCAAAAGATGGTGCTATTTATTTGTGGGGCACCAAAAATTGCAG GATATATTCATCTCCCCCCATGCTTAAAAGGATCATCATGATCGGTTGTACGGGAGCTACCTACCATCTCGCGTGTGCGATGGGAAG GGTTGTGATTGGGAAGGAAAACACAGTAGCAATTATGGATATTGATAATGTGAATTATAAGGAGCAATCAACATATTACAGTGAGCAGCAGCCAAGTCCAGATACAAGACACTATGCTAGAGACACAACGTCCAGG CAGGAAATCCTATGGCCCATCAACAAGCTACTTGACGTCCAGCCACTGGATCTCCACTTCCCCTATGATTCCAATGAACCAATCCCATGCTCACTACACCTAACGAACAACACTGATGAAAATGTTGCTTTTAGACTTGTCGACAAGAGCGGCAAATCTGCATGGTGCTTCGTAAAGATGCCATTGTACGGTGTTGTGCCTCGCAAATCAACTTACATTTTGATTGTCACAACGAAAGAGGAGATGAAACTAAAGGAAGAGACAGACTTTGATCTTGTTATTCAGAGTATTTTATTGGGAAACAAGTACATAACTGTATTTGACAACCAAACTGAGTCTGATGAAGTTTTTGAAGAAGCCAAAGGGTTTGGGAATATGCTGCATGAGGTGGCACTGAAAGCTGTTTATCTACAGTTTGGAGAGATCACGTCGGAG AATATATTGGTGAAGTATAATCCTGACACTCTGTGTTCCCTGGATGCACATCCGGTAGAACCATG GATTTTAACAGGTCATGGAAGCGGATATGCTCGTCTATGGAACCATCATATCAAG TACCCGTTGAGTTCGTTTAAAATTTCAGAGTATGCAG TAGGCTGCGCCAAATTTATTGCAAGACGGGAATGGTTGGTAGCTATAACAGATCGTGGTCACCTCTATGTTTACGACTGTGCATGTGTAATGAATATCAAAGAGATCACGGCTGTTAGGCCTACTGGTGTCACTATCACTCCACTACTAGCCATTCATCCAATCCTTCCATATGTGCTATCATTTCCTACAATGGTTTTAGACTGGGACCAGGGCTGGAAGGTCACACAAATAATTGATGGTACTAGCATGGTGACAGCCGCATTTAACCCAGAAGACGCCAACAGTTTTGTGAGTGGGTCTTCTGATGGCGAAGTAAAG ATTTGGAAGCTCGATTCTACCGACCCTGAATATTGCCTCCATGGTCATTTGGATGCTGTGAACTGCCTTGATTTTTTGACACTCTGGGATCGACAGTATTTGATTACTGGCTCTAATGATTGCTCTGCCAAG ATCTGGGATATGCAGAAAAGGGCCTGCATTTGTACGCTGGAAGCTATGTCACCAGTTCGTTGTGTCCTGGTCCATCCAACACTTCCAGTCGTAATTACAGGAACAGAACATGGCATCATTCATGTGTGGAGCTCCACTGATTTCAG GCTAAAGAGAACCATTAACTTAGGCGGTGGTGGACCTGTTGTTGGTCTCGCATGTTTGATGGGTTCACGAAG GGTTGTGATTGGGCAAGGAAATGCTATACGTACCATAGAAATCCGTAATGATGACGGGATCGACTGTCCTCCAAGCGATGTAGACACCGGCCCCACCATCGTTGGCAAGAAATGA